The proteins below are encoded in one region of Gemmatimonadota bacterium:
- a CDS encoding HNH endonuclease encodes MVSEHVLVLNQNYEPLSVCTARRAVILVFLRKAEIIDKYADPVRGVYSLFDRPSIVRLVNFVRIPSKGIMLSRKNILKRDGHQCQYCSTTRGPLTVDHVLPRYLGGRDSWENMVCACQRCNNKKGDRLPEEVNMALRRKPKAPTRIHFIRDFIGIHHHSWRPYLFLKNEQPEELLWPTR; translated from the coding sequence ATGGTAAGCGAACATGTCCTCGTTCTGAACCAGAACTACGAGCCTTTGAGTGTATGTACGGCAAGACGGGCGGTCATTCTCGTTTTTCTGCGCAAGGCGGAGATCATTGACAAATATGCGGACCCGGTGCGGGGCGTATACTCGCTGTTCGACCGGCCAAGTATCGTCCGGCTCGTGAACTTCGTCCGCATACCCAGCAAGGGCATCATGCTGTCGCGCAAGAACATCCTCAAGCGCGACGGCCACCAGTGCCAGTACTGCAGCACGACGAGGGGCCCCCTTACCGTGGATCACGTCCTGCCCAGGTACCTTGGCGGTAGGGACAGCTGGGAGAATATGGTCTGCGCCTGCCAGCGGTGCAACAACAAGAAGGGGGACAGGCTGCCGGAAGAGGTGAATATGGCGCTGCGGCGCAAGCCCAAGGCGCCCACCAGGATACACTTTATTCGAGACTTCATTGGAATCCACCATCATTCCTGGCGGCCCTACTTGTTTCTGAAGAACGAACAACCGGAAGAATTGCTATGGCCTACCAGGTAA
- the scpB gene encoding SMC-Scp complex subunit ScpB produces MDEYRAITEAVLFASDAPLSLTELSRIMDDVGEDLIGGCIEALNEKYAQGGHGFEIRHVANGYQLSSKVDYAKWIRRLYRGRIPSRLTQAALECLSIVAYKQPISRSEVEAIRGVNVDGVLRTLLDRNLIRIAGRGEGVGRPILYATTGDFLRYFGLNKLSDLPKLDELNELLKDQDIELDEVEEQLDPSLFARPKQSGSPPDGTDEKIVSTDETE; encoded by the coding sequence CTGGACGAATACCGCGCGATCACGGAAGCCGTGCTGTTCGCCAGCGACGCCCCGCTCAGCCTGACCGAACTCAGCCGCATTATGGACGACGTGGGCGAGGACCTGATTGGTGGGTGCATCGAAGCCCTGAACGAGAAGTACGCGCAGGGCGGCCACGGCTTCGAAATCCGGCACGTGGCCAACGGCTACCAGCTCAGCAGCAAGGTGGATTACGCGAAATGGATTCGCCGGCTCTACCGGGGCAGGATCCCGTCGCGGCTCACCCAGGCCGCCCTGGAATGCCTGTCGATCGTCGCGTACAAGCAGCCGATCAGCCGGTCCGAGGTGGAGGCCATCCGAGGGGTGAACGTCGACGGCGTGCTTCGGACGCTGCTGGATCGTAACCTCATACGCATCGCGGGCCGTGGAGAGGGCGTCGGCCGACCGATTCTCTATGCGACGACGGGCGATTTCCTCCGGTATTTCGGGCTCAACAAACTGTCGGACCTGCCCAAGCTGGACGAGTTGAACGAACTGTTGAAGGACCAGGATATCGAGTTGGACGAAGTGGAAGAACAGCTGGACCCATCGTTGTTCGCGCGGCCTAAACAGTCAGGCAGTCCGCCGGACGGAACGGATGAGAAAATAGTGTCCACCGATGAGACTGAATAG
- a CDS encoding segregation/condensation protein A: MAYQVRLEHFEGPLDLLLFLIREHEVDIYDIPISLVTQQYLQYLELLKLLDLEVGSEYLLMAATLLRIKSKMLLPRRSEEEEEEGADPREELVQRLLEYRQFKEAAGVLNEHQDRNADVFYHPPAEHPDEDLNGVETLDTRLAGNLNLWDLLQAFKFTLDRAKDDFDRTVERETLSIEDRMDDILDHLKRQKNLFFSALFQEDLSRPFLIITFLALLELIRQNRVVFEQTDTLGEIWLTLSGSVSTSS; this comes from the coding sequence ATGGCCTACCAGGTAAGGCTCGAACACTTCGAAGGACCGCTGGACCTCCTGCTGTTCCTGATCAGGGAACACGAGGTGGATATCTACGATATTCCCATCTCGCTGGTCACGCAGCAGTACCTTCAGTATCTCGAGTTGCTCAAATTGCTCGATCTCGAAGTCGGCAGCGAGTACCTGCTCATGGCGGCGACGCTCTTGCGCATCAAGTCGAAGATGCTCCTGCCCCGCAGGTCCGAAGAGGAGGAAGAGGAAGGCGCGGACCCGCGGGAAGAACTCGTGCAGCGCCTGCTGGAATACCGGCAGTTCAAGGAAGCGGCCGGCGTGCTGAACGAGCACCAGGACCGCAACGCCGACGTGTTCTACCATCCTCCCGCGGAGCACCCGGACGAGGACCTGAACGGCGTGGAAACGCTCGATACCCGGCTGGCGGGCAACCTGAATCTCTGGGACCTGCTGCAGGCCTTCAAGTTCACGCTGGACCGCGCAAAAGACGATTTCGACCGGACTGTGGAACGGGAGACCCTGTCGATCGAGGACCGGATGGACGATATCCTGGATCACCTGAAGCGACAGAAGAACCTGTTCTTCAGTGCACTCTTCCAGGAGGATCTCTCCCGGCCCTTCCTGATCATCACCTTCCTGGCCCTGCTGGAACTGATCCGGCAGAACCGGGTGGTTTTCGAGCAGACCGATACGCTGGGCGAGATCTGGCTGACCCTTTCCGGTTCGGTAAGTACCTCGTCATGA
- a CDS encoding rRNA pseudouridine synthase, translated as MRLNRYMAQAGVASRRHSEAMIAAGRVKLNGETVVSLATQVHPDSDIVTVDDRTLEVTADRKCYLLNKPAGYLTTLSDPFGRPTVASLIRDIPERVFPVGRLDRDSEGLLLLTNDGALGNKLMHPRFRCEKEYHVLVKGVPREDTLQRLREGVVLDGRTTAKAGVESIRRTESDTWLSIVLHEGRKRQIRRMCDMVGHPVMRLIRVRLGGLADGGLPAGKWRTLTHGEIEELEPVSSMAG; from the coding sequence ATGAGACTGAATAGATACATGGCCCAGGCGGGCGTCGCCTCGCGGAGGCACAGCGAGGCGATGATCGCGGCCGGCCGGGTCAAACTGAACGGCGAGACGGTCGTTTCCCTGGCCACGCAGGTCCATCCCGATTCGGATATCGTGACGGTCGATGACCGGACGCTGGAGGTAACGGCGGACCGGAAATGTTACCTGCTCAACAAGCCGGCCGGATACCTGACCACGTTGAGCGATCCCTTCGGCCGGCCGACGGTGGCCTCGTTGATCCGGGACATCCCGGAACGCGTCTTTCCCGTCGGCAGGCTGGACCGGGACTCGGAGGGCCTGCTGCTCCTGACGAACGACGGCGCATTGGGAAACAAGCTGATGCATCCGCGTTTCCGTTGTGAAAAGGAGTATCACGTCCTCGTAAAGGGCGTGCCGCGGGAAGACACGCTGCAAAGGCTGAGAGAAGGCGTTGTGCTGGACGGCAGGACCACGGCGAAGGCCGGCGTGGAATCGATCCGGCGCACGGAGAGCGACACCTGGCTTTCGATCGTGTTGCACGAGGGTCGCAAGCGCCAGATCCGAAGAATGTGCGATATGGTGGGGCATCCCGTGATGCGGTTGATCAGGGTGCGACTGGGCGGACTGGCCGACGGCGGCCTTCCCGCCGGGAAATGGCGCACGCTGACCCACGGAGAAATCGAGGAACTTGAGCCGGTGAGCTCCATGGCCGGCTGA